In Candidatus Vicinibacter proximus, the following are encoded in one genomic region:
- a CDS encoding caspase family protein translates to MTGSNVGLTYCLFGYFILFLLYQTDLSAQKSITKGKIYALVIGISEYKDGDFTDLKFAHRDAELFAEYLYSPAGGSVPKSQVKLLVNEQATVSNIYLAKRWLETEAKKNDLVYFYFAGHGDVEGSIYKLGYLLAFDTPFGNYLNNAIRIEDFNIMANTLSVEKNANVILITDACRSGKLAGSDNRGKTLIGEQLNKVEKNEIRMASCEADQDSEENEVWGNGRGAFSYFLLNGLKGLADD, encoded by the coding sequence ATGACAGGTTCAAATGTTGGCTTAACATATTGTCTTTTTGGCTATTTCATTTTGTTTCTATTGTATCAGACTGACTTATCAGCTCAGAAGTCCATCACCAAGGGGAAGATATACGCATTGGTAATTGGAATTTCAGAATACAAAGATGGAGATTTTACTGATTTAAAATTTGCTCACAGAGATGCAGAATTGTTTGCCGAATATCTTTATTCTCCGGCGGGAGGATCCGTTCCCAAATCTCAGGTTAAACTTTTGGTGAATGAGCAAGCTACAGTCTCCAATATTTACCTGGCGAAAAGGTGGTTAGAAACAGAAGCCAAGAAGAATGACCTGGTTTACTTTTACTTTGCCGGTCATGGAGATGTAGAGGGGAGTATTTATAAATTAGGATATTTATTAGCGTTCGACACCCCCTTTGGAAATTATCTGAACAATGCCATCAGAATTGAAGATTTCAATATTATGGCCAACACACTTTCGGTTGAAAAAAATGCCAATGTAATTCTTATCACAGATGCATGCAGATCGGGGAAGTTGGCAGGAAGTGACAACAGAGGGAAAACTTTAATTGGTGAACAACTTAACAAGGTAGAAAAAAATGAAATTAGAATGGCCTCCTGTGAAGCGGACCAGGATTCAGAAGAGAACGAGGTATGGGGAAATGGGAGAGGGGCTTTTTCCTATTTTTTATTAAATGGATTAAAAGGTTTGGCAGATGATTGA
- a CDS encoding TonB family protein: protein MSKKHLKEKNFIPQPQYPGGPKAMSKFVEDQLKYPDEAIKNQIEGTVVVRIEINYLGEVVNAHIISGLGHGCDQEAVRVVKLLKFKIAKIHQLKVSFFKTINIGFQLPRQKEMTINYQIIPEEKKENKSEKPPITYSYKIQI from the coding sequence ATGTCCAAAAAACATTTAAAAGAAAAGAATTTCATCCCACAACCACAATATCCCGGCGGCCCTAAAGCCATGAGTAAGTTTGTAGAGGATCAACTTAAATATCCCGATGAGGCGATCAAGAATCAGATCGAAGGAACAGTGGTTGTAAGAATTGAAATCAACTACTTGGGAGAGGTAGTAAATGCGCACATCATAAGTGGACTCGGCCATGGCTGTGATCAGGAAGCGGTCAGGGTCGTGAAATTATTAAAATTCAAAATTGCAAAAATCCATCAGCTCAAAGTAAGTTTTTTCAAAACCATAAACATTGGTTTCCAATTGCCTAGGCAAAAAGAAATGACAATAAATTACCAAATCATACCTGAAGAAAAGAAAGAAAATAAATCCGAAAAGCCTCCAATAACATATTCTTATAAAATTCAGATTTAA
- a CDS encoding T9SS type A sorting domain-containing protein, producing MKITKSLLLFLSIILCNAAIAQTLVIDSSFGTNGLIEQRTTVYFDKLLNTDLLNNIYFIDDNQIYYFDSHGNTRKDILHSSPETYVNRESFYGGNMLTILQDSLLIISYIKLVTGSFATYVRQINLNNPLDSSSWNKGLLRINEINSNKRPLTTDLKQNLFFVFPNFSAGINNYDFNLVSVDQTGINGSLKFNKPTSCNQLVNYYDISTPIVDLNNNIYFRISYFCDQNLADYLIKLNSKFKIDSTFGNNGFLQIIDTFCKPPVYAFIDNRVAIDELNNLYLIYYNGTSPSTPLECRKFDSNGIEDANYRFNANKNIIKFRKFSAEFASCFDDKKAILYFVTYDEQLNESTLHSISKDGKLLDQYLPNKPLTFTGKVFSFLALDSGGFLLGMNYKDSSTIYKLNYTEIANATSNYSSLNAPVNINAKNAIIQISNTHKNIRSLTIYDFQGRSVLQINNKEEIADPIEIHSLTSGIYFLHLEFADNSSYVHKFYK from the coding sequence ATGAAAATAACTAAAAGTCTCTTATTATTTTTATCAATCATCCTTTGCAATGCAGCGATAGCTCAAACATTAGTCATTGATTCAAGTTTCGGAACGAATGGATTAATTGAACAGCGCACAACTGTATATTTTGACAAATTACTAAATACTGATTTATTAAACAATATATATTTCATAGATGATAATCAAATTTATTATTTTGACAGTCATGGAAATACAAGAAAAGATATACTTCATTCTTCTCCGGAAACTTATGTCAATAGAGAAAGTTTCTATGGTGGAAACATGTTAACTATTCTTCAAGATAGCCTTTTAATTATTTCATACATTAAACTGGTAACTGGTAGCTTTGCGACCTATGTTAGACAGATTAACCTCAACAATCCATTAGATTCGAGTTCCTGGAATAAAGGCTTATTAAGAATTAATGAAATTAATTCAAATAAGAGACCTTTAACAACAGATTTAAAGCAGAATTTATTTTTCGTATTCCCAAATTTTAGTGCAGGAATAAATAATTATGACTTCAACTTAGTGTCAGTTGATCAGACTGGAATAAACGGCTCACTAAAGTTCAATAAACCTACATCTTGTAATCAACTAGTCAATTATTATGATATTTCAACTCCAATCGTAGATTTAAATAATAATATTTATTTCAGAATATCTTATTTCTGTGACCAAAATCTAGCTGACTACCTTATCAAGCTTAATTCGAAATTTAAAATAGACAGTACTTTTGGAAATAATGGATTTTTGCAAATAATTGATACTTTTTGCAAACCACCTGTCTATGCATTTATTGACAATAGAGTTGCAATAGATGAGCTTAACAATTTATATTTGATTTATTACAATGGAACTAGTCCTTCAACACCTTTAGAATGCAGAAAATTCGATAGCAATGGAATTGAAGATGCCAATTACAGATTCAATGCAAACAAAAATATTATAAAATTTAGAAAATTTAGCGCTGAATTTGCTTCATGCTTTGATGATAAAAAAGCTATATTGTACTTTGTAACTTATGACGAACAACTAAATGAGTCTACATTACATAGCATTAGCAAGGATGGAAAATTACTTGATCAATATTTACCAAATAAACCTCTAACATTTACTGGAAAAGTATTTTCTTTCTTGGCATTAGATTCTGGTGGATTTTTATTAGGTATGAATTACAAGGATAGTTCTACTATTTATAAGTTGAATTATACAGAAATAGCAAATGCAACATCGAATTACTCTTCCTTGAATGCTCCAGTCAATATAAATGCAAAAAATGCTATTATCCAGATTTCAAACACACATAAAAACATTCGATCTTTGACTATTTATGATTTTCAAGGACGTTCAGTACTTCAGATCAATAATAAAGAAGAGATCGCTGATCCTATAGAAATTCATTCATTGACTTCAGGCATTTACTTCCTTCATTTGGAATTTGCAGATAATTCGTCATACGTACATAAGTTTTATAAATAG
- a CDS encoding saccharopine dehydrogenase NADP-binding domain-containing protein, giving the protein MVGSHKVIIAGAGGIGKAVGLILAEVPDMAADIYIGDINYEAAKEVSQWIQEGASSIVQIEPFHIHPDLLTDQMEYVFSSGDILLDCLPGGEAPRMAAFALKYKLHYVNLTEYVAETNQILEMAKGAETGFVLQAGLAPGFINVLAHQLYKEFSEEFQSDRLDYMAMKVGALTRVVTGPHYYGFTWSPIGVATEYVKDAVVVRNHEKLRVPSLSGTTHLIIDGIPYEDDYTSGGAADLPDFFKEKVTNLDYKTIRYPGHFDWVRSQLQIVGESQGAENRLLERMKDHIPHVEDDLIVLYASVQGKDSKGVLRKKEKSMSIDPVKVGSHLLKGIQLTTAAPMLECARMLLTGKYKGPILQSSIDPEEFMRGPFIQMAFHSNKKRERVKLDA; this is encoded by the coding sequence ATGGTGGGATCACATAAAGTTATTATTGCTGGTGCCGGGGGGATAGGAAAAGCTGTTGGATTGATCCTTGCAGAAGTACCTGATATGGCCGCCGATATTTATATAGGAGACATTAATTATGAGGCAGCAAAGGAAGTTTCTCAATGGATTCAGGAGGGCGCATCCTCAATTGTTCAAATTGAGCCATTTCATATTCATCCTGACTTACTTACCGATCAAATGGAGTATGTTTTTAGTTCTGGGGACATCCTTCTTGATTGTTTGCCGGGAGGAGAAGCTCCCAGGATGGCTGCCTTTGCATTAAAATATAAGCTCCACTATGTAAACCTGACGGAATATGTGGCGGAAACCAATCAAATCTTAGAAATGGCCAAAGGTGCCGAAACCGGATTTGTTCTGCAGGCTGGTCTTGCTCCAGGATTTATCAACGTATTGGCGCATCAGTTATATAAGGAGTTTTCTGAAGAGTTTCAATCTGACAGGTTAGATTATATGGCCATGAAAGTTGGGGCACTGACAAGAGTAGTGACCGGGCCTCATTATTATGGATTTACCTGGAGTCCAATTGGCGTGGCAACAGAATATGTTAAGGATGCAGTTGTGGTCAGAAATCATGAGAAATTAAGAGTTCCTTCTTTGTCCGGAACAACGCACTTAATCATTGATGGGATACCTTATGAAGATGACTACACCTCAGGGGGTGCGGCTGACTTGCCTGACTTCTTTAAGGAAAAGGTAACTAATCTGGATTATAAGACCATTCGTTATCCGGGGCATTTTGACTGGGTGAGAAGTCAGTTGCAGATTGTTGGCGAAAGTCAGGGAGCAGAGAACCGTTTGCTAGAAAGAATGAAAGACCACATACCACATGTAGAGGATGATCTTATTGTTCTTTATGCAAGTGTTCAGGGAAAGGATTCTAAAGGAGTTCTTAGGAAAAAGGAGAAAAGTATGAGTATTGACCCAGTAAAAGTCGGATCTCACCTATTAAAGGGCATTCAACTTACAACTGCGGCACCCATGCTAGAATGTGCCAGGATGCTTTTAACTGGAAAATATAAGGGTCCAATATTGCAGTCGAGTATTGATCCAGAAGAGTTTATGCGTGGTCCATTTATCCAAATGGCATTCCATTCCAACAAGAAAAGGGAAAGGGTGAAACTGGATGCCTGA
- a CDS encoding DNA translocase FtsK produces MARSKSAKRSFWDQWVKWLKDERVSKIAAMSSFMGAIYLLISFISYLSTWKADQDKVLALSWRILFKSGSEVGNWLGRLGALSSHFFFYYGFGIACFLLIPVIVHLGFRFLKRSGWLGLLRYSTHTLMIMALLSMILDFILQDQGFPYGGSFGSRTNDLLSNFVGEVGLGVTLIFSLISFIIWFFNPSLQKLQFQTLGGSESDSFLDWSNAFKWNNNSNPSADIALTPNEIYLKNKAAANQSAGIEVDFGDFAENAGLAATIGSKADQIINPFGPSLEIETIAPTESITTKDPEQSESRPSYQPVPDDEDGWHDESHTGPYDPRADLSTYVIPSLDLLNDYSDQKFEIDRSELESNKNQIIATLLNYKIEIQKIKATIGPTVTLYEIVPAPGVRISRIKSLEDDIALSLSAQGIRIIAPIPGRGTIGIEVANKNKQMVPLKELLKSDRFNDQKMELPIALGKNISNEVVVADLTKMPHLLIAGATGQGKSVGINTILMSLLYKKHPAEVKLVLIDPKKVELPIYSVIEKHFLAQLPNQDEAIITDTSKVIYTLNSLCIEMDQRYELLKMARVRNLLEYNDKFVNRRLNPQKGHRYLPYIVLIIDEFADLIMTAGKEVELPIGRLAQLARAVGIHLIIATQRPSVKIITGLIKANFPGRIAFKVSSNIDSRTILDCGGAERLIGRGDMLYSVGSDMIRLQCAFVDTPEVERVITHIGNQRSYGEPYYLPEYKGDEADGAENSIVADDLDEMFEEAARLVVQSQHGSTSMIQRRLKLGYNRAGRIMDQMEALGIVSSGEGSKPREVLLFNEIELENLLQKFKRKT; encoded by the coding sequence ATGGCAAGGTCAAAATCTGCAAAACGTTCATTTTGGGATCAATGGGTCAAGTGGCTGAAGGATGAGAGGGTCTCAAAAATCGCTGCTATGAGCTCTTTTATGGGCGCTATCTATTTACTCATCTCTTTTATCTCTTATTTGTCCACATGGAAAGCCGATCAGGACAAAGTACTCGCATTATCCTGGCGTATTCTATTCAAGTCCGGTTCTGAAGTTGGGAATTGGTTAGGAAGACTTGGCGCTCTATCCTCTCACTTCTTTTTTTATTATGGATTTGGTATCGCATGTTTCTTGCTTATTCCTGTAATCGTACATCTTGGTTTTAGATTCCTGAAAAGGTCAGGATGGCTTGGTCTATTGAGATACAGCACACATACTTTAATGATCATGGCCCTGTTGTCTATGATTCTTGACTTTATCCTGCAAGATCAAGGGTTTCCATACGGTGGATCTTTCGGAAGCAGAACTAATGATTTACTCAGCAATTTTGTTGGGGAAGTTGGTCTAGGAGTGACTTTGATCTTCTCCCTGATAAGTTTCATTATATGGTTCTTTAACCCAAGTCTCCAAAAATTGCAATTTCAGACGCTTGGAGGTTCTGAATCAGATAGTTTTTTGGACTGGTCTAACGCCTTTAAATGGAATAATAATTCAAATCCTTCTGCGGATATTGCTTTAACACCCAATGAAATCTATCTAAAAAACAAAGCAGCCGCTAATCAATCTGCCGGAATTGAAGTGGACTTTGGAGATTTTGCCGAAAATGCCGGTCTGGCGGCAACCATTGGCTCCAAAGCCGATCAAATAATTAACCCCTTTGGCCCAAGCCTCGAAATAGAAACAATCGCTCCTACGGAATCCATTACTACAAAAGATCCAGAACAAAGCGAATCTCGACCATCATACCAGCCTGTCCCCGATGACGAGGACGGCTGGCATGACGAGAGCCATACGGGTCCTTATGATCCAAGAGCTGATCTAAGTACTTATGTAATTCCGAGTTTGGATTTGCTAAATGACTATAGCGACCAAAAATTCGAAATAGATCGAAGTGAATTGGAATCTAACAAAAACCAAATCATCGCTACTCTCCTGAATTATAAAATTGAAATTCAAAAAATCAAAGCTACGATTGGACCAACCGTTACGCTTTACGAAATCGTACCTGCTCCGGGTGTCCGAATCTCACGCATCAAAAGTCTCGAAGATGATATTGCCCTTAGCTTATCCGCTCAAGGCATAAGAATCATTGCCCCCATACCTGGAAGAGGAACCATAGGTATTGAAGTGGCAAATAAAAATAAGCAAATGGTTCCTCTCAAAGAACTCCTTAAGTCTGACCGATTTAACGATCAGAAAATGGAACTACCTATTGCTTTAGGTAAGAATATTTCAAACGAAGTGGTGGTTGCTGATCTGACTAAAATGCCCCATTTGCTTATCGCAGGAGCAACAGGTCAAGGAAAGTCAGTGGGCATTAACACTATTTTGATGTCCTTACTTTATAAAAAACATCCTGCTGAAGTTAAGTTGGTTCTAATTGATCCAAAGAAAGTAGAACTTCCAATTTACTCTGTTATTGAAAAACATTTCCTCGCACAACTTCCAAACCAGGATGAAGCAATTATTACCGATACATCCAAGGTAATTTATACACTGAATTCTCTGTGTATTGAAATGGACCAGCGCTATGAATTACTGAAAATGGCAAGGGTAAGAAATCTATTGGAATACAACGACAAATTTGTAAACAGAAGACTTAATCCTCAAAAGGGACACAGATATCTGCCTTATATCGTCTTAATTATCGACGAGTTCGCAGACTTGATCATGACTGCAGGAAAGGAAGTGGAATTACCTATCGGCCGTTTGGCACAATTAGCACGTGCAGTTGGTATTCACCTTATCATTGCAACTCAACGACCATCTGTAAAAATTATTACCGGTTTGATCAAAGCCAACTTTCCGGGAAGAATAGCTTTCAAGGTTTCTTCAAATATTGACTCAAGGACCATCCTTGATTGTGGCGGTGCAGAAAGGCTAATAGGACGAGGAGACATGTTGTACAGCGTTGGCTCGGATATGATTAGACTACAATGTGCATTTGTTGATACGCCTGAAGTCGAAAGGGTAATAACGCATATTGGTAATCAAAGAAGCTACGGCGAGCCTTATTACTTGCCGGAATACAAAGGGGATGAAGCGGATGGAGCAGAGAATTCAATCGTCGCAGATGATTTAGATGAAATGTTCGAAGAAGCTGCCAGACTAGTGGTACAAAGCCAACATGGAAGTACCAGTATGATACAGCGTAGACTAAAACTTGGATACAATCGTGCCGGAAGAATCATGGATCAAATGGAAGCGCTTGGGATTGTGAGTTCCGGGGAAGGAAGCAAACCGCGTGAAGTACTCTTATTTAACGAAATAGAACTTGAAAACCTACTTCAAAAGTTCAAAAGAAAAACCTAG